tgtttatttgtttgttttttgagacgaagtctcgcgctgttgcccaggctgaagtacaggtgtgatctctgctcactgcaacctccacctcccaggctcaagcaattttcatccctgagcctcctgggtagctgggattacaggtgtgcaccaccacacttggctaatttttttatttttagtagaaacaaggattaatcatgtcggccaggctgattttgaattcctgacctcaagtgatctgcctgccttggtctcccaaagtgctgggattacaggactgagccaccgcacccagccagttcaCTGACATTCGAAACAATATAACACATTTCCTAAGAAATCTTCAAATAGGTTGTTTCATAAAAAATGTAGTTAGAGAACATGGAAAGACCTTTCTGTACCTACACTAAGTAAAGGATGCAAAATTTCTGgagcaaatattttgtttttaaaaagcctgaAAAAGAGGTAAAGgagggaaatgtaaaatggtacagccactatggaagacAGCATGAGGCTGCCCAAAAAGCATGAAGAGAATTATTGCACAATCCAGCGATCCAGCAATGCcacttctgggcatatacccaaaagaattggaaGCGGGACCTTAAACATGTATTCatacacccatgttcacagccATATCATTCATGCTAGCCAAAAGGTGGAGGGAGCCAAGTGTCCATTgatagatgaatgggtaaacaaaacacaaaccatCAAGTATTCatacttaaaaaggaaggaaagtcgGACACATGGATGGAACTTGGAGACATTATACTAAATAAAACAGGCCAGTCACAGAAGGATAGATTCTCTTGTATGAAGTATTCAGAGTGGTCTAATTCataaagtagaatggtggctgccaggggctggagggagtggggggtggggagtcaATGTTAATGACAGGTATGGAGTCTCAGTTTGGGAAGATAAAACGTTCTGGAGTTGGAGAGTGCCGATGCTTGCACACGTGAATGCACTTACTGCCACTGAACTGTActcttaaaaatagttaagttttttttttgttcaatgATTCAACCGAGttcggtggctcgtgcctgtaatcccagcactttgggaggctgaggcaggcagatcatgagattaggagtttgagatcagcctcaccaatatggtgaaaccctgtctgtacttaaaaaatacaaaagttaactgggcatggtggcacatgcctgtaatcccagttactcaggaggctgaggacctgggaggcagaggttgcagtgagctgccatcacgccactgcactctagcctaggcaacagggcgagactctgtctcagaaaaaaaaaagattcaatggAAATAGAATGGATTCTTCAATTAACTTAGCCATGGGTGGGATTAAGGGAGCTACAtagtatttttttccccctctttcttAAAAGTAGATCAACATCTCAGGGTGGGAAATTATACTTCCTGGGCACATCTAATGCCAAGATGAGCCGACTTTTTCTGTGAAGGGTCTGACGGTCACACTCTCCACTTTGAGAGCTAACCTCTTGCAACTACCCAGCTCTGCTATtgcagtgcaaaagcagccaaaGGCAATGGTAAAGGGCTGAGGGAAGGAGCCTTAGTTTATTCACAATAAAGGTTTATTTGCAAAAGCAGATGGCAAGCTAGACTTAGTTTTCTAATCTCTGATCTAAAGTCAGAATCCAAAGAGAAGGAGAGATTTtgtcatataatttaaaatacatttctttgcaAAAGCAGTCTATAAAAAAGGGCAATAAGCTTAGAAAAATTATTCACAACATGTCTGATTGATAAAGCGCTAATATTCTTAATTCAAAAGAGTGTTTTATCACAGAAGACAAATACCTAGAAAATTGTGCAAAAGACTTTCCATTTTGTTGCATAGCAGGAAGctttggttttccttttcatctttctaaCTTCCAGTATCGgcctaattttgttatttttattattatctatatttttgagacggagtctctgtcacccaggctggagtgcagtggtgcgatcttcccttactgcaacctccgcctcctgggttcaagcgattctcctgcctcagcctcccaagtagctgggactacaggtgcgcgccaccacgcccagctaatttttatatttttagtagagatggggtttcaccatgttgggcaggatggtctcagtctcttgatcttgtgatcctcccgccttggcctccctaaggattatagacgtgagccatcgcacctggcctattatttattttgagacaagagtctcactctgtctcccaggctgaagtgcagcgggtgatcatagctcacaacagcctctacctcccaggttcaagagatcatCCCACCCTAGTTTCCCGAGAGGCTGGGACTATTGTcacatgtcaccatgctcagctaattttttattttttgtagagacagtctcattatgttgctgaggctggtcttgaacttctggcttcaagcagtcctcctgcctcggcctcccaaagtgttgggattacaggcataagccactgtacctggccttattttgtatatttactatAAGTATGTGAAGGTCATGATCAGAACTGCAGtatattttggggggaaaatcTATCACCCTCAAATTCGGGAGTCCATGgatatcttgtttttaaaaagaagatttaaaaaattatgctgtGGTGGAGACGGAGCCCCAAGAGAATACTCAGCTTTAACCTAAGGTTGTTGACAGATTGGCAACAGTGGCTAAATTTGGGGGTTGGAGTGGGCTGAGGTGGGGTGCAGGTCAGTGGGGGCCAGAAGAGCCCCAGTCATCCTAGATGAAGCCACAGGCACCAGTGCCAAGGCTCTGGGTCTGGAATTCTGAAAACATTGACCTCTGACCCTGGCAGCCCCCGGCCAGGCTGGGGCATCTAGGCCTGCCATGTTTGTGTGTAGCCTCGTTGGCAGAGAACCCTATCCCTGATCTGCTGCCTCTTCTCTGGTCCCTTCAGTATGAACCCAGCATCACAGTGCACTTGTGGCAGATGGCAGTGCACCGCCGGGATCCACTGTCCCCCAACCAGATGCCCTTCTCCCGGCTGCCCACCGTGTGGCAGCTCTACCCTGGGAATAAGTACCGAGCATCGGATTCCAGTTTCTGGGAAATAGTGAACCATGGCCAGGCAAGTGTGTGGTGGTTCCAGAGGAGAGTGACACGTAGTGCCCTGGTGACTGCCGTGGCCCTCCCTCTTCTGCACCCCGGCCCCCTCAGGGTTCTTGGCTCTCCTCTTCCTGTTGCTTGTCTTCCTTCCAGCAGGCCTGAGTGTGTGAGGGCGCATCAGTGCACGAGATCCCGTGTGGGAGGAGGGTAGGGTGAGTGAGAGAGGGAGGGTTGCCTTCCCTGGGCTAGAGACATCCACAAGCTGGAGTTCCCACCTGCCTCCAGCCGCTGCCAGCCTGCATGGGCGGCCGTTAAGGCTGGCTGGAGCAGTATCTCCCAGAGGTTCTGATGGCTGTTCCTTTCCTGCAGATCGACTCCTTCGAGGAGCTGGTCCTAACATATGAGCCAGAGAGGAATCACTGACATTGGAAGCGGCTGGTACGTTGGGGCCCCACGCCTCTCAGTGCAGGTATCAGACAAAAGCCAGAAGACCTCTCCTCTCTAGAAAGATGGCATGGTCTCCTCCTCCCTGCTGGTTCCTGAGTTTTTCTTACATAGCCACCTGTCACCCGTTCCCCCAGCCCCTTGGATGTGATTGGCCACCATGGGTGGGCCCCCATCATAAGTTCCTAAAGCATGGGATCTCATCGAATATGACTCGTTTAATACTTGTGAGAATTCTGTGAGGTGTACATGTTAatgtcccatttcacagatgagaaggcCAAGACTCGGGTCGAGAATGATTTCCTCAAGACTGTACAGCCAGGAAATAGCAGTGTTCAGGCTCATATCTAGTGATCTCAGATCCCTAGATTTAAGCATGGCACTGAGGTGCCATGTGATGGGGCCTCGGAGGACCCAGCACTGACCCACAGAGGCTCCTCTCAGATGGGCAGCAGCTAGAGCAAGCCAGGCAGGGCCTGGTGCATTGGAGAGGTTGGCACTGGCCTTGCCTTTGACCGCAGCAGCTTGGGGTGCCAGGCTCCGCCAGAGTTCACTGACTGTCTCCTTTGGTCTTCTCATAGGCCCTGCTGGCCCTGCCTCCTCTGGCCTGCTATCTCCCTGGGCCCCTCGGTGAGGATCTTCATGTGCCTGCTCATCCATTTGCACACCCAGCACAGCCTCTTtgcaggcagcaggcagcaggGCGCTGCACACTCAGCTGCCCTCATTTTCCTCAGTTGTCAGCCCCTTTCTGTCCCGCTCCAATCTACACTTAGGGCAGCTGGACTGGATGGGCTTCACTAGGGGCCCCGTCTGTGTGCTGAGCCCATTTCCCTTGCTGACTGCAAGCCGTGGGTTCTCTTTCCCCTCTGTGCCCCTCATGCTGATCTTCTAGAGGCCACTCCCCAATCCCCTCCACTCCACACCCACCGGATGTGTGCCCAGCCAGGCCTCTGGCACCCCCATGGCAGCCCGTGATTGGAAACTCACTGTCAGCTGGCAGGGGCTTGGTTTAGGAGATGGCCGCAGAGAAAGCCGGGTTTGGATGTGGACTCGGATGCCCTATGGGTAGCAGTCCTGCTGACACTTTGGCCCGAAATGGATCCAGTGCTGAGCAAGCAATGTACGACAGAGCCTCAGTGAGTCTATCTGCACAGTGGGGAGCATGGAGGGATGGGTTTGGCCTTTACTTCTGCTTGTTCAGTCCTTCAGCTCGCAGAAGGGATGCTAGTCCATGAAGGTGATCTCCCAGAACGGGTTAATTAAACTGTATCACTCACTGTCCACTTTTGTGCTGAATTGAAGCCCCTCTTTGACCTCTTCCTAGCATAAAAATGCAGCTGCTGGCACCGAAATGTTAAGGTAACATTTTAATGATCTATTTCATGTTTTTCCACACTGGGAAGGAAATTGTGATTGGTCCATTCAGCAGCAGGATGCCGGTGGGAGGTAAGGAAGTGGGAGGAGGCTCATGCGGGCTCTGGGTGAAGCCTTGATATAAAAGGGCAGGAAAGCCTGTGGTGGTCACGGGAGAACAGGGAGCAAGGGAGAGCTTCCAAAGCGAGACAGTGAACAGCATGTCGGTGCAGGAGATGCAGTAATGCAGGCGCAAGGGAGAAGGGTCCATGTGCGGGAGGGAGGACTTGACAGAGGAGCAGAGTCCTTGAGCAGGGAGGGATGGGGCAGGGGCCTGGGCACTGAGCAGTGCCGCCACTGTGACCAGGAAGAAGAGAACGACACAGTGCAGGTCAGGGTGGCCATGCAGTGGTGGCAAGGAGAGGGGATTTTTCCCCCTCAATTCATTTACAAGAAGAAATCACCCATGGGCTGAAATCCCCCACCTTACAAAATGAATCTGTGAAAGTATTCACAGAAAGTTTGGGGAAATGTGTTCATGAACGTGGgacacaaaaaagcaaataagacACAGGGGTAAGCAAAAGACAGTGTAAGACAGTCTTTTTCCAGTGAAGCATTTCTGTATGACAAAATATTAGCACTGCAGCAGTGTCCCCTTGTCTGCAGAGGACGTGTCCCGGGACCCCCAGTGCAGGCCTGAAACCTCTGATCGAACCAGTGTGTGAGCCCTATGTCAATCACACAGCGCCTCCTCAGACTGTACCTTGAAACTTATGCATTCTCCACCAACTGTCCTTTCTACTTGGAGACCCCTTCCTGCATAGAAgaagctgcttttctttctctcctacctattaaacctctgctcttaaactcctcATGTGTGTGTCCTATCCTGTTTTCCTGGCAAGACAGTGAGCCCCAGGGTATATACCAGAGACAAAGTAGCCACTTTCGCAGCATTGCCTGGACCCCAGCGGCTCTGCCCAGGCTCCTTTTGCTGATGTGTCTGTAACATTGTGACACAATAAGAAATACAGATTTGGTTTCCATCCCAGGTCCTGGCATAGAGCTCCTGAAACCTTTCCAAGTGATAGGAGTGAGGAgcatcttttgttattcataatgAACCCCTTTCAACCTACCATGTGATTACAGGGTTAGAACTTTTAGTCCCACCCTCCTGAcctccagaaaatagaaaaataacaacagTATTTCCAAACattgggaaggggaggagagagaaagtggAAGTAAAGTACATAGGTTTTCCCATGGAAGGAAGTTCAGAAAATACAGTTGAAAGATCAGGTAACAGAGCTAGGAACatattatttaaaaggaaaagctaGAAGAAATAAGACTCATAAGAAAACCAACCAAAGACGgacaggaggagagaggaagcacAAGGGTGCGGTTTCCTCATCCTTCACGAGACAGTGGGAGAGAtcacagaataaataataaacagaacACCTGTATAAAATTCTAaagggcctggcgtggtggctcacacctgtaattccagcactttggaaggccaaggtgggtggatcattggaggtcaggagtttgagaccagcctggcccacatggtgaagccctgtctttactaaaaatacaaaaattagccaagaggtAGTAGCTTtaatctagctactcaggaggctgagacaggagaatcacttgagcctgggaggtggaaattgcagtgagccaagatcacaccactaccctgtctcaaaaaaataaaaaatagaagctCTAAGATGTGAGAAAAGTTGAGAAAAATCTGAACAAGGAGAGCTGTGAGGGTGGAGTAGGGTTAGCGGAGATCAGCTGCAGAAACTAATTCCAGCAGTGGTCAGGCAGATGCAGGCATCAGAGCAGTGGAACGGAATGGGGGTGAGGGGACAGCTGAAAACGGAAGTGGGGATTTAGTACATGAGTGAAGGCTGGTAGAACATGGCACTTTGGCATAATGATTATTTTGTGCTAATGGCCCTTGGTAAACAACAGATGCACAAGGGTACTCTgacctctcctttttcttcctgaaagTGAGTGAAACCCAAATGTGGAAGGTGTCCTCCCTCTGATGAAAGCAGCACTCATCGCCAGGGCTGGCAGTTGAGGTCGAGAGAATTCTGTACACACTAACCTCATAAATGAACCTTTCTCCATTAGCCACAAGGAACTCCCCTAGCCTAAGGCCCCTTGCCTTGTCACATTTTCACAATGTACTACTCTTTGTCCAAATAATAGTGTTTAACtatttctttgggtcttcatttccttatgaggGCTCTTGTGTCACATAAAAGTTATATTAAATCAAcatgcttttctcctgttaatctgtgtTATGTCAATTCTCTAACCCAGCTGAAAATGCTAAGGGGGTAAGAGGTCAAATTTTGCCTTCCACAATCAAGGTGGCATTTGAAAGCACTGCCAAAGGATACATTAGTCACTAAACATGGTAGTATGGtgacaactggctagccatttgcataAGAGAGTTGGATCACTACTTCATTTCTCATATGAgaataaactccagatggattaatggatagacaaaaacatgaagaaaatttgTTATTGTGGAGCAGAGAAGTTCTTATTAAGAAAAACATCAACCCAGAatacacaaaagaaaagcaatacatgtgccacgcctgtaatcccagcactttgggaggctgaggcgggcagatcatgaggccagcagatcgagaccattctgactaatatgaagaaaccctgtctctactaaaaatataaaaattagctgggtgtggtggtacgcacctgtagttccagctacttgggaggctgaggcaggagaatttcttgaacctgggaggcgggggttgcagtgagctgagattgcaccactgcactccagcctgagcaacagagcgatactcagtctcagaaaaaaaaaaaaaaagcaatacatgTGACAATGATAAAAAATTTCTGCCTAGCAGGAACAACAATGTTGGAAACCGGTTTATAACGTTGGGCAAAACCCACACGGAGACGATGGATCACTCAGCAAGGCCAatttacttcctgcaggaagagTGCAACTCACCTGCAGTCCTGCCACGAGCGCACACCCGAacaaggagacagggacattGATAACTTCCATAACCTGACGCAGTCGGCCtgctgctgtgtccagtttccactGGCTGGAACGGGGCCTCACATTGTATGCATGCGTGACCCGATTGGCTAAAAACGTGGAAACTTTCTAAAGAGGTAAtggcagaggagaacaaaggagAAGAGGAGGTAACCTGAGGAATGCTTAGAGAAGcgataacatttccaaataaggaaggagaagaagctatgacctaagacttgcctgggcttgtTCAGGGACGTCAGGGCAAATATCTAGGCTAAAGTGGAAGAACTAAGAAGGCGGGATGCACTTACGTCTTCATCACGACCAACAGCTACTTTAGGGTtattagcaaaagctttaaagtaaattaaccttGGAAGAAACTATTTGTAATGAACtaagaggaaagctttgaaggggaaccttttatttattcttatttcctacaacatcaaaataaagtacaaaacaacatggcaaaaacacaCGTAAGTATGTGGAGAAACACCGACAAAGGACTTCTTTCCTGAATATCTAAACATTCATCTTTCACCAGCTTAGATTCTGTGTTCCAAAAACTCCTTCGTACACACGAGAGACTGTCTGCCCCACTCTTCTGTATCATTTACCAGGTGAAATGCCACATTTGGTGGAACAtactttgctttcttattttctaaaccTGAGAGAAAAATACTGATAGacaaaataagttaaaaacaGGCTGTTTCCACTTTGAATTCCTGCCCATAAACCTCAAAAGGCCAGATGTGCTCAACAATTCTATCAAGTTTCTCTAGTAAGGTGGTTTCCCCTGGGTCCAAGCCGACTGTTTCAGTCCATCAAACATTTGATGCCGTTGCCTTATGCTTGGCTGAAAAGAGAGACCTCAAACAGGAGTTCTCAGATTGGCCCACACTACGCCCTTCCTGTGCTCCTCATCACTGCGCTGGGTTTCTTTCCATCATAGGAGCTCCTTCTGTGCTAGAATGTGTGCCCCTCGCACCCAGCTCAGGCCCAAAGATTGAGTAGAATAAACGAAACACCTGAAGGGAGAAACAGGGCAGATTCTGGCAGCATCCGGACCACACTGCTTACTAACGGGGCAAGTAACTTCCAGTCTCAGAGCCTGTTTCTTCACCAGGAACTTGGGGGTAACGAGTACTTACTACTTCATAAGGCCTAAAGGAGATGATGTGTGTTAATCACACGTTATACTAGCTAGTCCACTGGGATCACTTTTT
Above is a window of Callithrix jacchus isolate 240 chromosome 8, calJac240_pri, whole genome shotgun sequence DNA encoding:
- the TCL1B gene encoding T-cell leukemia/lymphoma protein 1B — protein: MASEASLHPGAPPTRLWIQSPGIYEDESGRNWVTVVVRFSPSRREWARLSSSQGGASQDSASQSSTYEPSITVHLWQMAVHRRDPLSPNQMPFSRLPTVWQLYPGNKYRASDSSFWEIVNHGQASVWWFQRRVTRSALVTAVALPLLHPGPLRVLGSPLPVACLPSSRPECVRAHQCTRSRVGGG